In Paenibacillus phoenicis, one genomic interval encodes:
- a CDS encoding ABC transporter permease — MARLSTDREMQPEPAMPHMPYKRRKSGIERFFRQIDLQLMVLPALALIFVFSYIPMYGVLIAFQDYKIGHSFTGSPWVGWKHFAYFFNSPDFYTVMRNTIVISLLKFVIGFPAPILLALMLNEVRKMVFKRVVQTITYLPHFMSWVILGGLVASLLATDNGSLNMLLERLNLIQEPINFLSLPEYFWTILITTNVWKEIGFGSIVYLAAIAGVDPHTYEAASIDGASRFKQIYLITLPSIMPVISIFMILAIGNLLSAGFEDILVLAVNPALRDVSDVIDTYVIRVGINNYRYSYATSVGLFKAVVSVGLLTLANYVARRSGNSLW, encoded by the coding sequence ATGGCCCGATTATCCACGGATCGGGAAATGCAACCCGAACCCGCCATGCCGCACATGCCTTATAAAAGAAGGAAGAGCGGGATCGAGCGTTTTTTTCGGCAAATCGACCTGCAGTTGATGGTTCTCCCGGCGCTTGCCCTCATCTTCGTGTTTAGTTATATCCCGATGTATGGTGTCTTGATCGCCTTTCAGGACTACAAGATCGGGCACAGCTTTACGGGAAGTCCGTGGGTGGGCTGGAAGCATTTTGCTTACTTCTTTAACTCCCCGGATTTTTACACGGTTATGCGTAATACGATCGTCATCAGCCTGCTGAAGTTTGTCATCGGGTTTCCGGCGCCGATTCTGCTGGCTTTAATGCTCAACGAAGTGCGGAAAATGGTGTTCAAGCGAGTCGTTCAGACGATTACGTATTTACCGCATTTTATGTCCTGGGTCATTCTCGGCGGCTTGGTCGCTTCGCTGCTCGCCACGGATAACGGCAGCTTAAACATGCTGCTGGAACGGCTGAATCTGATTCAGGAGCCGATTAATTTTCTGTCGCTCCCGGAATACTTCTGGACCATTCTGATCACGACCAACGTCTGGAAGGAAATCGGCTTTGGCTCGATCGTCTACCTGGCGGCGATCGCCGGGGTGGATCCCCATACGTATGAGGCCGCTTCGATTGACGGGGCCAGCCGTTTTAAGCAGATTTATTTGATAACGCTTCCATCGATTATGCCGGTGATTTCGATTTTTATGATTCTGGCCATCGGCAATTTGCTGAGCGCCGGCTTCGAGGATATCCTCGTGTTGGCCGTGAACCCGGCGCTGCGCGATGTATCCGACGTCATCGATACGTACGTGATCCGGGTCGGGATCAACAATTACCGCTATTCCTACGCTACCTCCGTCGGGTTGTTTAAAGCGGTTGTAAGTGTCGGACTGTTGACCCTCGCTAACTATGTAGCCCGCCGATCCGGCAACAGCTTATGGTAA
- a CDS encoding carbohydrate ABC transporter permease produces MYSSRGDRVMVAFIYVFLTIFSLSTLYPFLNAIAISLNEGLDTAKGGITLWPRAFTLENYEVVFQDERLMSGFIISVLRTVVGTVSAILATAIFAYGMTKRELMGRKVYMLMCIFTMYFSGGLIPTFLLIRNLGMFNSFWVYIIPSLIGVWNMIIFRTFFQGLPQGLEESAKIDGCGNWGTLFRIVLPLSGPVIATLSLFTAVGHWNEWFIASIYISKEELLPIQTILKQILASNIVSEQTANLDAAAQAHMAQAKTVTSKSLSMATMMVATIPIVLVYPFVQKYFVKGVLVGSLKE; encoded by the coding sequence ATGTATAGCAGCAGAGGCGACCGGGTCATGGTTGCTTTCATCTACGTCTTCTTAACCATTTTTTCCCTCTCCACGTTATATCCGTTCCTGAATGCCATTGCGATCTCGCTAAACGAGGGGCTGGATACCGCAAAAGGCGGAATTACCCTCTGGCCGCGCGCCTTCACCCTGGAAAATTACGAGGTCGTCTTCCAGGATGAACGGCTGATGTCGGGCTTCATCATCTCCGTCCTTCGGACCGTCGTCGGAACGGTCAGCGCCATCTTGGCCACGGCGATCTTCGCTTATGGGATGACCAAGCGCGAGCTGATGGGGCGTAAGGTTTACATGCTGATGTGTATTTTTACGATGTATTTTTCCGGCGGATTGATTCCAACGTTTCTGCTGATCCGTAATCTGGGGATGTTTAACTCCTTCTGGGTTTATATCATTCCTTCGCTTATCGGGGTCTGGAACATGATCATCTTCCGTACCTTCTTCCAGGGGCTGCCCCAAGGGCTGGAGGAATCGGCCAAAATCGACGGCTGCGGCAATTGGGGCACCTTGTTCCGCATCGTGCTGCCGCTGTCGGGACCGGTTATCGCAACGTTGTCGCTGTTTACCGCGGTTGGGCATTGGAACGAGTGGTTCATCGCCAGCATCTACATTTCGAAGGAGGAGCTGCTGCCGATTCAGACCATTCTGAAGCAGATTCTCGCGTCCAACATCGTCTCCGAGCAGACAGCTAACCTGGATGCAGCGGCGCAAGCCCATATGGCGCAGGCCAAAACCGTCACCAGCAAATCGCTGTCGATGGCCACCATGATGGTCGCAACGATCCCGATCGTCCTGGTGTATCCGTTTGTGCAGAAGTATTTTGTCAAAGGGGTGCTGGTCGGGTCTTTGAAGGAGTAG
- a CDS encoding extracellular solute-binding protein — translation MKKRGTRLSQLLIIIMAIAVILAGCSGGGGNSASGGNPAEAPKENGSNAETNQAESAEPQLFELGKEPLEFTLYGNYDWYTMPKWGADETTAWVKENKKVNITEIPNGGNTVQKLNTMIASGDLPDVIWGERGADVERLREAGLLVPLDDYIEKYPNLKKWLDPKAMNMLRSPDGKLYQFPNWYTNRPNGNAGWVVNKKIYKELGSPKLETTDDLYAYLKLVKEKYPDVIPLETDLASEGHGLDQIYSAFKENNLSFPRYFAVPNGDKMTSIYKDEPFRESVVYAAKLFREKLMTQDAMTQTRDQVQEKLMNGRVAVYTSSNPTLYAMQAHAALTQKDPDAGYFMIWPIHKEGLDKNKIYPGTYNMLGWNAAVITTSAKNPEAIFAFLDWWTGPEGMTLQMWGVEGEFWQGREADGITPKFTEKYTKEKEKLADYQAKMDPLMWVGNTVYVDDIKGRFEATLPESERNWSTYWQYEITWKTQGDATEFINLFPLPDTEEGITFQSGKDIWQKARAQALYAKTDEEALAILDKAHEDTMAIGFEKLLDYYTQRWHENLKMIQGN, via the coding sequence ATGAAAAAGCGGGGAACACGGTTAAGCCAACTGTTGATCATCATCATGGCGATTGCCGTCATCCTGGCCGGATGCTCCGGCGGCGGGGGCAACAGCGCGAGTGGCGGTAATCCTGCCGAAGCGCCGAAGGAGAACGGCAGCAATGCGGAGACGAACCAGGCGGAGTCTGCGGAACCGCAGCTTTTCGAGCTGGGGAAGGAGCCGCTGGAATTCACGCTTTACGGCAACTATGACTGGTACACCATGCCCAAATGGGGCGCCGACGAAACGACAGCTTGGGTGAAAGAGAACAAGAAGGTGAACATCACAGAAATTCCAAACGGCGGAAATACGGTGCAAAAGCTAAACACGATGATTGCCTCCGGCGATCTGCCGGACGTCATTTGGGGGGAGCGGGGTGCGGACGTCGAACGGCTGCGCGAAGCAGGCTTGCTGGTGCCATTGGACGATTATATCGAGAAGTATCCGAATTTGAAAAAATGGCTGGATCCGAAGGCAATGAACATGCTGCGATCCCCTGACGGCAAGCTGTATCAATTCCCGAACTGGTACACGAACCGTCCGAACGGCAATGCCGGATGGGTGGTCAACAAGAAGATTTATAAAGAGCTCGGTTCGCCTAAACTGGAAACAACCGATGATTTGTATGCTTACCTGAAGCTGGTGAAGGAGAAATATCCGGACGTCATCCCGCTGGAGACGGATTTGGCCAGCGAAGGTCACGGTCTTGATCAGATTTACTCCGCGTTTAAGGAGAACAATTTAAGTTTTCCGCGTTATTTTGCCGTACCCAACGGGGATAAAATGACTTCGATTTACAAGGACGAACCGTTCCGGGAATCGGTGGTCTACGCGGCGAAGCTGTTCCGCGAGAAGTTGATGACGCAGGACGCCATGACGCAGACCAGAGACCAGGTGCAGGAAAAGCTGATGAACGGCCGGGTGGCGGTGTACACTTCCTCCAATCCGACCTTGTATGCGATGCAGGCCCACGCAGCCTTGACCCAAAAGGATCCGGACGCCGGATATTTCATGATCTGGCCGATTCACAAGGAAGGGCTGGACAAAAACAAAATTTATCCCGGCACTTATAACATGCTCGGTTGGAACGCAGCGGTCATTACGACCAGCGCCAAGAATCCGGAAGCGATCTTCGCTTTCTTGGATTGGTGGACCGGTCCTGAGGGGATGACCCTGCAGATGTGGGGGGTTGAAGGCGAGTTCTGGCAAGGACGGGAAGCGGACGGCATCACGCCGAAGTTCACGGAGAAATATACGAAGGAAAAAGAAAAGCTCGCCGATTATCAAGCGAAGATGGACCCGTTGATGTGGGTTGGCAATACCGTGTACGTTGACGATATTAAAGGGAGATTCGAAGCAACGCTGCCGGAGAGCGAACGGAACTGGTCAACCTATTGGCAGTACGAAATTACATGGAAAACGCAGGGCGACGCTACGGAATTCATCAATTTGTTCCCGCTGCCGGATACCGAGGAGGGCATCACCTTCCAAAGCGGCAAGGACATTTGGCAGAAAGCGAGAGCGCAAGCGCTGTATGCGAAGACGGACGAGGAAGCGTTGGCGATCCTCGACAAAGCGCATGAGGACACGATGGCCATTGGGTTCGAGAAGCTGCTGGATTACTATACTCAGCGCTGGCATGAGAATTTGAAGATGATCCAAGGCAATTAA
- a CDS encoding response regulator transcription factor, whose protein sequence is MYKVLLADDEHLDLEGMRTFIPWSELGMEVVGAVSNGFSACELMERQAIDILVTDVNMPHMSGLELARQAMDRKPDVRVVFVSGHQDFHYVKQALSLKACSYVLKPMDDDELVASLRQITLELEHEANRKRTEEQYLKMMQALQAQGVEKLEDEQERQAAARLTEARPAPGCSRLIREIIATMQARLHENLTLKNIAQQFAFSPNYLGHLFKEETGQGFSEMLTELRMERARKLLKDPKVKIYEVAGQVGYRYIPYFSRQFKETFGMTPMEFRKRE, encoded by the coding sequence GTGTACAAGGTACTGCTTGCTGATGACGAGCATCTTGACCTGGAGGGCATGAGGACGTTTATTCCCTGGTCCGAGCTGGGGATGGAGGTGGTGGGCGCCGTTAGCAACGGCTTCTCGGCCTGCGAGCTGATGGAACGGCAGGCGATCGACATTCTGGTCACGGACGTCAATATGCCGCATATGTCCGGGCTGGAGCTGGCACGCCAGGCGATGGACCGGAAGCCGGACGTCCGCGTCGTGTTTGTCAGCGGACACCAGGATTTTCATTATGTGAAGCAGGCGCTCTCGCTCAAAGCCTGCAGCTATGTGCTGAAGCCGATGGACGACGACGAGTTGGTCGCCTCGCTCCGGCAAATTACGCTGGAGCTGGAACATGAAGCGAATCGGAAGCGGACGGAGGAGCAGTATCTGAAAATGATGCAGGCGTTGCAAGCGCAAGGCGTTGAGAAGCTGGAGGACGAGCAGGAGCGGCAAGCTGCGGCGCGGTTGACCGAGGCGCGCCCTGCGCCGGGTTGCAGCCGGCTGATCCGGGAAATCATCGCGACGATGCAGGCGCGCCTCCACGAGAATCTCACCTTAAAGAACATCGCTCAGCAATTCGCCTTTTCGCCGAACTATCTAGGGCATCTTTTTAAGGAGGAAACCGGCCAAGGCTTCAGCGAAATGCTGACTGAACTGCGAATGGAACGGGCACGTAAGCTGCTCAAAGACCCGAAGGTGAAAATTTACGAGGTCGCCGGTCAAGTAGGTTACCGCTATATCCCTTACTTTAGCCGGCAATTTAAGGAGACCTTCGGGATGACGCCGATGGAATTCCGCAAACGGGAGTGA
- a CDS encoding cache domain-containing sensor histidine kinase: MKIHRVTPPRALRYLPFGYKLMLTYLVFILIPVLAIGYFSHSLYQESIRNQTRSNIQGTLLQIRDNVEYKLADVERVSSMLYHDYMLITQLRSYEEGWSSYERTTMVLQPKLHIAMNATGLKLAMYVFLENDTLPEIYHGSFVNENPDALEGNYNIYHLSRLQDKAWYIDFPEERYGETLVWRKVEKDREQGRISLLRRLVDSNKPLDLREIGFLRLSVRIGELFGALDYRKIGEGSQLLIQDGTGETLYESGGFAASSGTTEYLTIQEELEGPGWVLTARVPLTIMERDSAKVRWFVILICLLCLIVFTFAGMFISRYFSIRVTKIVSVLNAFREGDLHKRMRYRGKDEFSQIASALNEMGHNIKQLIEQVYLTRLEKKEAELETLQAQINPHFLYNTLSSISRLAKFGEIDKLQRMVLDLAKFYRLSLSDGRTIIPIHSELAQAEAYINIQRTKFGEAVSFDFEVDPAILSLATVKLVLQPFIENALEHAWFGDPIHVRIQGYTEGREVCFKIIDDGIGMTQERQRQVFNPAPGADGGFGIRNVHSRIQLHFGSEYGVKLYSRPGIGTTVLIRFPAVPAGGETPGSSRTSAKTSSISPSDKS; encoded by the coding sequence ATGAAAATCCACCGCGTGACGCCGCCCCGAGCGCTGCGTTACCTTCCGTTTGGCTACAAGCTGATGTTGACCTACCTCGTATTTATTTTGATTCCGGTGCTGGCGATCGGCTATTTTTCCCATTCTCTCTATCAGGAATCCATACGCAATCAAACCCGCAGTAATATCCAGGGGACGCTGCTGCAAATCCGGGACAACGTCGAATACAAACTGGCGGATGTCGAGCGCGTCTCCTCGATGCTCTATCACGATTACATGTTGATCACGCAGCTGCGCAGCTATGAGGAGGGCTGGAGCAGTTATGAACGGACGACGATGGTGCTTCAGCCCAAGCTGCATATTGCGATGAATGCGACCGGTCTGAAGCTCGCCATGTACGTTTTTCTGGAGAATGATACGCTGCCCGAGATTTATCACGGTTCCTTTGTGAATGAGAATCCGGATGCGCTTGAAGGCAACTATAATATCTATCATTTAAGCAGGCTTCAGGATAAAGCGTGGTACATAGATTTTCCTGAGGAGCGATACGGAGAGACGCTCGTTTGGCGAAAGGTGGAGAAGGACCGGGAACAGGGCAGAATCTCGCTGCTGCGCCGGTTGGTCGACAGCAACAAGCCGCTGGATTTGCGGGAAATCGGCTTCTTGCGGCTCAGCGTTCGGATCGGCGAGCTGTTCGGGGCGCTGGATTACCGCAAAATCGGCGAAGGCAGCCAGTTGCTCATCCAGGATGGGACGGGGGAGACGTTATACGAGTCCGGTGGGTTTGCAGCATCCTCTGGAACAACCGAGTATTTGACGATCCAAGAGGAGCTTGAAGGCCCAGGATGGGTGCTGACGGCCCGGGTTCCGCTTACGATCATGGAACGGGACTCGGCGAAGGTGCGCTGGTTTGTGATCTTGATCTGCCTGTTGTGCCTGATTGTGTTTACGTTTGCCGGCATGTTTATCTCCCGTTATTTCTCGATCCGGGTGACGAAAATCGTCTCGGTCTTAAACGCCTTCCGTGAGGGGGATTTGCATAAACGGATGCGCTATCGGGGGAAAGACGAGTTCTCGCAGATCGCTTCCGCCCTGAATGAGATGGGGCACAATATCAAGCAGTTGATTGAGCAGGTCTATCTGACCCGGCTTGAGAAAAAAGAGGCCGAGCTGGAGACGCTGCAGGCGCAGATTAATCCGCATTTCCTCTATAATACGTTGTCCTCGATCAGCCGGCTGGCCAAATTCGGGGAGATTGACAAGCTGCAGCGCATGGTGCTGGATTTGGCGAAGTTTTACCGCTTGTCGCTCAGCGATGGACGCACGATCATCCCGATCCATAGCGAGCTGGCGCAGGCCGAAGCTTATATTAACATTCAGCGTACGAAGTTCGGAGAGGCGGTGTCCTTCGACTTTGAGGTTGATCCTGCCATCCTGTCTTTGGCTACGGTGAAGCTTGTGTTGCAGCCGTTTATCGAGAATGCGCTGGAGCATGCCTGGTTTGGCGACCCGATCCACGTTCGGATTCAAGGATATACGGAAGGGCGGGAGGTGTGCTTCAAGATTATCGACGACGGGATTGGCATGACGCAGGAACGGCAGCGGCAAGTGTTCAACCCGGCCCCCGGAGCAGATGGCGGCTTTGGCATTCGGAATGTCCATAGCCGCATTCAACTGCATTTTGGGTCGGAGTACGGGGTGAAGCTGTATAGCCGCCCCGGCATCGGCACGACGGTGCTGATCCGGTTCCCGGCCGTCCCTGCCGGTGGAGAAACGCCGGGCTCCTCCCGAACCTCTGCCAAAACGTCAAGCATTAGTCCTTCTGACAAGTCTTGA
- a CDS encoding MDR family MFS transporter, with protein sequence MNAQLKSIHPLSWTIIIGTIFGRMASSMSIPFLSIYLIKSLGASPSETGIVIAVSSLIGVFASFYGGYISDVIGRKRVLYISIFGWVLVFIGFGLANQVWLFFIMNALNGLCRALFEPTSRALLADITPQESKMLVFNLRYAAINLGVVIGPILGLQVGASETGLAFYFAGLVYLVYGLVLVFQFMLHKEIGIAGHGAGERLTLKGAMQVTGRDRTFLYVLIGMIFCVLGYGHFSSTLAQYLEMTPGIQDGATLFGYMLSLNAIVVLAVQFPIVKFAGRFSPIVPLVAGNLFVSGSLLLFGSVHAVWAFLVGVVIFTIGEVLMFTMTDVLVDRIAPASLRGTYFGMFGFNQLGNVLAPLVGGFLLDAFGALQSLLIFGIIALTTACGVPFLLLAKRHLTAKEAAVGKAEAQAGVPS encoded by the coding sequence ATGAACGCACAACTCAAGAGCATTCATCCCTTGTCGTGGACCATTATTATTGGGACGATTTTTGGACGTATGGCTTCGTCCATGAGTATTCCGTTCTTATCTATTTACTTGATCAAATCGCTGGGAGCATCTCCCTCCGAAACCGGGATCGTCATTGCGGTCAGTTCGCTGATTGGGGTGTTCGCCAGCTTCTATGGCGGCTACATCTCGGACGTCATCGGACGCAAGCGGGTACTGTACATTTCGATCTTCGGTTGGGTGCTGGTGTTTATCGGCTTTGGGCTGGCGAATCAAGTGTGGCTTTTCTTTATCATGAACGCCCTAAACGGATTATGCCGGGCGCTGTTCGAGCCAACCTCCCGGGCGCTGCTGGCCGATATCACCCCGCAGGAAAGCAAAATGCTGGTATTTAATTTGCGTTACGCCGCGATCAATCTCGGCGTTGTAATTGGGCCGATCCTTGGATTGCAAGTGGGTGCTTCCGAGACGGGACTGGCCTTCTATTTCGCGGGTCTCGTGTATTTGGTGTACGGGTTGGTTCTGGTCTTCCAGTTTATGCTGCACAAGGAAATCGGGATCGCGGGTCATGGAGCAGGCGAGCGTTTGACGTTGAAGGGCGCCATGCAGGTGACCGGCAGGGACCGCACCTTTTTGTACGTGCTGATAGGCATGATTTTCTGCGTGCTCGGGTACGGCCATTTCAGCTCAACGCTGGCACAGTACCTGGAGATGACGCCGGGCATCCAGGACGGGGCCACGCTGTTTGGTTACATGCTGTCGCTGAACGCCATTGTTGTGTTGGCGGTGCAGTTCCCGATCGTCAAGTTTGCCGGTCGCTTCTCGCCGATTGTGCCGCTGGTTGCGGGCAATCTCTTCGTGTCCGGCAGCCTGCTGCTGTTCGGCTCGGTGCATGCGGTCTGGGCGTTCCTGGTGGGCGTAGTGATCTTTACGATCGGCGAAGTGCTGATGTTTACGATGACGGACGTGCTGGTTGACCGGATTGCTCCTGCCTCGCTGCGCGGGACCTATTTCGGCATGTTTGGCTTCAACCAATTAGGCAACGTGCTCGCACCGCTGGTGGGCGGTTTCCTGTTGGATGCCTTTGGCGCCCTGCAGTCTCTGCTCATCTTTGGGATCATCGCGCTGACGACCGCTTGCGGCGTGCCGTTCCTGCTGCTGGCGAAGCGTCACTTGACCGCAAAGGAAGCGGCGGTTGGGAAGGCGGAGGCGCAGGCGGGAGTGCCTAGCTGA
- a CDS encoding TetR/AcrR family transcriptional regulator yields the protein MPKLVDHEQRKQIIAEATWRVILKQGMEGATVRNIAKEAGLSPGALRHDFNSQEELLCYAMNLVKERATERIIEISALDLPPLEKVLRILQEVVPTREETRAEAEVWMAFTAYFRHKPGKFDARHDGLYDLMQRLITTMDQHGLLQAGLDREMETVRLHALIDGITLHALLDPLRVDPDKINRVLKAHLDSITNAAKDE from the coding sequence ATGCCAAAACTAGTAGATCATGAACAAAGAAAACAGATTATAGCCGAAGCAACCTGGCGGGTGATTTTGAAGCAGGGGATGGAAGGGGCCACCGTTCGCAATATCGCTAAGGAGGCGGGGCTTTCACCGGGGGCGTTGCGCCATGATTTCAACTCGCAGGAGGAGCTGCTGTGCTATGCGATGAACCTGGTGAAGGAGAGAGCGACGGAACGAATTATCGAAATCTCCGCGTTGGATCTGCCGCCGCTGGAGAAGGTGCTGAGGATTTTGCAGGAGGTCGTGCCGACCCGTGAGGAGACCCGGGCGGAAGCGGAGGTGTGGATGGCGTTCACAGCCTATTTCAGGCATAAGCCGGGGAAATTTGATGCGCGCCATGACGGGTTGTACGACTTGATGCAGCGGTTGATCACCACCATGGATCAGCATGGTTTGCTGCAAGCCGGGCTGGATCGGGAGATGGAAACGGTGCGGCTGCACGCGTTGATCGACGGCATCACCTTACATGCCTTGCTTGATCCCTTACGGGTGGATCCAGACAAAATCAACCGCGTTCTGAAGGCTCATCTAGACTCGATTACGAATGCAGCCAAGGATGAATAG
- a CDS encoding LolA family protein encodes MRRFTWMLTIVIALSFVLAACGKKDADGVVKDLDKLVAQLESYQGSGTMTLYTGDKPQEYKVEVWYQNPSFYRIALTNAQKDVTQIVLRNEQGVFVLTPSLNKSFRFQSDWPENQGQVYLYQTLARSILSDSSRQFESDKDSYIFDVAANYNTHALVRQKIWLAKDNYAPKQVQVSDAEAKVVVEVKFDKFDFGTKFDKNSFDMQHNLDTAAQNSQGTLLEVDENGMLVEKTPTDEAAGANGDAATDEASGNTSSAAPALTEPFGVIIPTYLPDGVLYQDDKAVEGTDRTTVLLRYDGTYQFTLTETRSPDRTASLVPGEFIDMGFTWGLLTGDTLRTLTWTVDGLEFRITSENLPVTEMVKIAASMQDQTGK; translated from the coding sequence ATGCGCCGTTTCACGTGGATGCTGACCATCGTGATAGCCTTAAGCTTCGTGCTGGCTGCATGCGGGAAAAAGGACGCCGACGGCGTCGTCAAGGATTTGGACAAATTGGTTGCCCAGTTGGAGAGTTATCAGGGCTCCGGCACGATGACGCTTTATACGGGTGACAAGCCTCAGGAGTACAAGGTGGAGGTCTGGTACCAAAATCCGTCGTTCTACCGGATCGCGCTCACCAATGCTCAAAAGGACGTTACGCAAATCGTGCTCCGCAACGAACAAGGCGTATTCGTACTGACGCCAAGCCTGAACAAGAGCTTCCGCTTCCAAAGCGACTGGCCGGAGAACCAAGGTCAAGTGTATCTGTATCAAACGCTGGCTCGCAGTATCTTAAGCGACAGCTCGCGGCAATTTGAAAGCGACAAGGATAGCTACATCTTCGATGTTGCGGCTAATTACAACACCCATGCCTTAGTCCGGCAAAAAATCTGGCTGGCCAAGGACAACTATGCGCCGAAGCAAGTTCAGGTATCCGATGCCGAAGCGAAAGTTGTTGTCGAAGTGAAATTCGATAAATTCGACTTTGGCACCAAGTTCGACAAGAACTCGTTTGACATGCAGCATAACCTCGATACAGCTGCCCAGAATTCCCAAGGCACGTTGCTGGAAGTTGACGAGAACGGCATGCTTGTGGAGAAGACGCCAACCGATGAGGCAGCGGGCGCAAACGGCGATGCAGCAACCGATGAAGCCAGTGGCAACACATCTTCGGCTGCACCGGCGTTGACGGAACCCTTTGGCGTAATTATCCCAACATATTTGCCGGATGGGGTCTTGTACCAGGATGACAAAGCCGTGGAAGGTACCGATCGTACGACTGTACTGCTGCGGTATGACGGTACATATCAATTTACGCTGACGGAGACGCGTTCGCCGGACCGCACTGCATCGCTCGTACCGGGTGAATTCATCGATATGGGCTTTACGTGGGGGCTGCTGACCGGCGATACTCTGCGGACACTCACCTGGACAGTGGACGGATTGGAATTCCGGATTACGAGCGAGAATCTGCCGGTGACCGAAATGGTCAAAATTGCCGCTTCGATGCAGGACCAAACCGGTAAGTAA